A portion of the uncultured Bacteroides sp. genome contains these proteins:
- a CDS encoding ATP-binding cassette domain-containing protein — MNSIHLQQTLPEVFAERDKIESEVWHKDLVFNKKEIYLIEAASGTGKSSLCSFIYGYRNDYQGIISFDAQNIKAMKIKQWVELRRHSISMLFQDLRLFSELTAIENIQLKNNLSGYKSKKEIVTYFEALGIADKLDKKVGKLSFGQQQRVAFIRALCQPFDFIFLDEPISHLDDVNGQIMGELLIAEASQQGAGIIVTSIGKHIELEYNKVLQL; from the coding sequence ATGAATAGCATTCATTTGCAACAAACACTGCCTGAGGTTTTTGCCGAACGCGACAAGATTGAATCGGAAGTATGGCACAAGGATCTTGTATTCAACAAAAAGGAAATTTACCTGATTGAAGCTGCTTCCGGAACCGGCAAATCATCTCTTTGTAGCTTCATCTACGGATACCGGAATGATTATCAGGGAATCATTAGTTTTGATGCACAAAACATCAAAGCAATGAAGATAAAACAATGGGTGGAGTTAAGAAGGCATTCCATCAGCATGCTTTTTCAAGACCTGCGTCTGTTTTCGGAGTTGACTGCAATAGAAAACATTCAACTAAAGAACAACCTGAGCGGATATAAAAGCAAGAAGGAGATCGTTACCTATTTCGAGGCTTTAGGCATCGCCGATAAACTGGACAAGAAGGTAGGCAAGCTCTCTTTCGGACAACAACAACGAGTGGCCTTTATCCGCGCACTTTGTCAACCGTTCGACTTTATCTTTCTGGATGAACCGATCAGTCACCTTGACGATGTGAACGGGCAGATTATGGGTGAACTGCTCATCGCCGAAGCTAGTCAACAGGGTGCCGGTATTATTGTAACATCCATCGGGAAACATATAGAACTGGAGTATAACAAGGTGTTGCAACTTTGA